A genomic segment from Pseudoduganella chitinolytica encodes:
- the fliG gene encoding flagellar motor switch protein FliG, producing MTDSTGLQKAAILMLAMGESEAAEVMKFLGPREVLKLGAAMATMKGVPHEQVVDVLDDFRDEVAAASTVGLDSDEYIRQVLTKALGDDKASVLLSRILGGKDASGIESLKWMDSPSVAELIRNEHPQIIATILVHLERDQACEILGHFTDRLRNDVVLRIATLDGVQPAALRELNDVLTKLLSGNENIKKSTLGGVRAAAEILNFMSGEQENSVMDNIKNYDNDMAQQIMDEMFVFDNLIDIDDRGIQLLLREVQSEMLIVALKGASQELREKIFKNMSARASEMMREDLESKGPVRLSEVETQQKQILQIVRRLADEGQIVLGGKGEDSFV from the coding sequence ATGACTGATAGTACCGGACTGCAAAAGGCAGCAATTCTGATGCTGGCAATGGGTGAATCCGAGGCCGCGGAAGTGATGAAGTTCCTCGGCCCCCGCGAAGTGCTGAAGCTGGGCGCCGCCATGGCCACGATGAAGGGCGTGCCGCACGAGCAGGTCGTCGACGTGCTGGACGACTTTCGCGACGAAGTGGCCGCGGCCTCCACCGTGGGCCTGGATTCGGACGAGTACATCCGCCAGGTGCTGACCAAGGCGCTGGGCGACGACAAGGCTTCCGTGCTGCTGTCGCGCATCCTGGGCGGCAAGGACGCTTCCGGTATCGAAAGCCTGAAGTGGATGGACTCGCCGTCGGTTGCCGAACTGATCCGCAATGAGCACCCGCAGATCATCGCGACGATCCTCGTCCACCTGGAGCGCGACCAGGCTTGCGAAATTCTGGGACACTTCACAGACCGCCTGCGCAACGACGTGGTGCTGCGTATCGCCACCCTGGACGGCGTGCAGCCGGCCGCGCTGCGCGAGCTGAACGACGTGCTGACGAAGCTGCTGTCGGGTAACGAGAACATCAAGAAGTCCACGCTGGGCGGTGTCCGCGCGGCGGCCGAGATCCTGAACTTCATGAGCGGCGAGCAGGAAAACTCGGTGATGGACAACATCAAGAACTACGACAACGACATGGCGCAGCAGATCATGGACGAGATGTTCGTGTTCGACAACCTGATCGACATCGACGACCGCGGCATCCAGCTGCTGCTGCGCGAAGTGCAGTCGGAAATGCTGATCGTCGCCCTGAAGGGCGCGTCGCAGGAACTGCGCGAGAAGATCTTCAAGAACATGTCGGCCCGCGCCAGCGAGATGATGCGGGAAGACCTGGAATCGAAGGGCCCGGTGCGCCTGTCGGAGGTGGAAACGCAGCAGAAGCAGATCCTGCAGATCGTGCGCCGCCTGGCCGACGAAGGCCAGATCGTGTTGGGTGGCAAGGGAGAGGACTCCTTCGTTTAA
- the fliF gene encoding flagellar basal-body MS-ring/collar protein FliF codes for MAAAAEALDIDAPADTEERVPFYKTPMGKNLIRGGAVAAVLIAILMVWLWNKEPEYKVLFSNFSDRDGGAITAALDQMQVPYKFSEGGNAIMIPSEKVHDTRLRLASQGLPKGGNVGFELMENQKLGVSQFLEQVNYQRALEGEMAKSIESLGAVQSARVHLAMPKPSVFVREQQKPTASVILTLHPNRSIDPGQVSAVVHLVASSVPELQPANVTVVDQQGNLLSDQSKNSNTAVKNLDATQLKYVQELQNQVIKQVENIVKPIVGEGNVRAEAVADVDFSAVEQAAESYKPNSSPAPSAIRSQQSSETNGNTNANPNGVPGALSNQPPGVATAPLTTTPPGEAPAPGTVPGGTAANGTAPMHKESTTNYEVDKTVRYEQKAIAGLKRMTVGVVVNYRRIVGADGKVTVRPLTADELAKINSLVREAMGYNQDRGDSVSVANAPFDGVDKAAEPPLDWWRDPANLPMAKELAKFLITALILLYILMRVVRPMMRPVFKKIDEINAPEPEPEPEIVEEPTGPTEEEIFAQQMAEMEENTARTYRDNLTLAKKLAAEDPRIVANVIKAWIGAND; via the coding sequence ATGGCAGCAGCCGCCGAAGCACTGGATATCGACGCCCCCGCCGACACCGAAGAGCGGGTACCGTTCTACAAGACCCCGATGGGCAAGAACCTCATCCGCGGCGGTGCCGTCGCGGCCGTTCTCATCGCGATCCTGATGGTCTGGCTGTGGAACAAGGAACCGGAGTACAAGGTCCTGTTCAGCAACTTCTCGGACCGCGACGGCGGCGCCATCACGGCCGCGCTCGACCAGATGCAGGTGCCCTATAAATTCAGCGAAGGCGGCAACGCCATCATGATTCCTTCCGAGAAGGTGCATGACACGCGCCTGCGCCTGGCGTCGCAAGGCCTGCCGAAGGGCGGCAATGTCGGCTTCGAACTGATGGAAAACCAGAAGCTGGGTGTGTCGCAGTTCCTGGAACAGGTCAACTACCAGCGTGCGCTGGAAGGCGAGATGGCGAAATCCATCGAATCGCTGGGCGCCGTGCAGTCCGCCCGCGTGCACCTGGCCATGCCGAAGCCTTCCGTGTTCGTGCGCGAGCAGCAGAAGCCGACCGCGTCCGTCATCCTGACGCTGCACCCGAACCGTTCGATCGATCCGGGCCAGGTCAGCGCCGTCGTCCACCTGGTGGCGTCGTCCGTGCCCGAATTGCAGCCGGCCAACGTCACCGTCGTCGACCAGCAGGGCAACCTGCTGTCGGACCAGAGCAAGAACAGCAACACGGCCGTCAAGAACCTGGACGCCACCCAGCTGAAGTACGTGCAGGAACTGCAGAACCAGGTCATCAAGCAGGTCGAGAACATCGTCAAGCCGATCGTCGGCGAAGGCAATGTGCGGGCCGAAGCCGTGGCCGACGTGGACTTCTCCGCCGTCGAGCAGGCCGCCGAATCGTACAAGCCGAACTCGTCGCCGGCACCGTCCGCCATCCGCAGCCAGCAGAGCAGCGAGACCAACGGCAACACCAATGCCAACCCGAACGGCGTGCCGGGCGCGCTGTCGAACCAGCCCCCAGGCGTGGCGACCGCACCGCTGACGACCACGCCGCCGGGCGAAGCCCCTGCCCCGGGCACCGTGCCGGGTGGCACGGCGGCAAACGGCACGGCGCCGATGCACAAGGAATCGACGACCAACTATGAAGTCGACAAGACCGTGCGCTACGAGCAGAAGGCGATTGCCGGCCTGAAGCGCATGACGGTGGGTGTGGTGGTGAACTACCGCCGCATCGTCGGCGCCGACGGCAAGGTCACGGTGCGTCCGTTGACGGCCGACGAGCTGGCCAAGATCAACAGCCTGGTGCGCGAAGCGATGGGCTACAACCAGGACCGCGGCGACTCCGTCAGCGTGGCCAACGCCCCGTTCGACGGTGTCGACAAGGCCGCCGAGCCACCGCTGGACTGGTGGCGCGACCCGGCCAACCTGCCGATGGCCAAGGAGCTGGCGAAGTTCCTGATCACCGCGCTGATCCTGCTGTACATCCTGATGCGCGTGGTGCGCCCGATGATGCGCCCTGTGTTCAAGAAGATCGACGAGATCAACGCACCGGAGCCGGAACCGGAACCGGAAATCGTCGAAGAGCCGACTGGTCCGACCGAAGAGGAAATCTTCGCGCAGCAGATGGCGGAAATGGAAGAAAACACGGCGCGGACCTACCGCGACAACCTGACTCTGGCGAAAAAGCTGGCGGCCGAAGACCCGCGTATCGTCGCAAACGTAATCAAGGCATGGATAGGCGCAAATGACTGA
- the fliE gene encoding flagellar hook-basal body complex protein FliE yields MKTGGIDSSQIQSMIAQLKAAATRPQATPPVIQTEQPAAKVDFSAALKGALDTVAVSQNKAEDLTKRFQMGDDSVNLSDVMISMQKASINMQATIQVRNKLVSAYQDIMNMQV; encoded by the coding sequence ATGAAGACAGGCGGTATCGACAGCAGCCAGATCCAATCGATGATCGCGCAGCTGAAGGCGGCGGCAACGCGGCCCCAGGCAACGCCGCCCGTCATCCAGACGGAGCAGCCGGCGGCCAAGGTCGACTTCTCGGCCGCGCTGAAGGGTGCGCTGGACACGGTGGCCGTCAGCCAGAACAAGGCGGAAGACCTGACCAAGCGCTTCCAGATGGGCGACGACTCCGTCAACCTGTCGGACGTGATGATCTCGATGCAGAAAGCCAGCATCAACATGCAGGCCACGATCCAGGTGCGCAACAAGCTGGTGTCGGCCTACCAGGACATCATGAACATGCAGGTGTAA
- a CDS encoding flagellar brake protein produces MYPFLIDADMDNWHDFEVGSRREILALLRGISEKKQMIRMLPVGDTDMCVTTILHVDGDNESVLLDRPSDPEETARLMSGRPVSFETTLDNIRIIFGTEVMQLGMHDAVPALKIPLPASLIRLQRREFYRMATPVGNPVKVVIPMPEEQGGEEAAFQLADISCGGIAILDNRFVLGDSIGHEYGGCRIDLPEIGPIVTGLQIRNSQEMTLMNNKANRRLGCQFIDISPGAMSAVQRYITKLERERNARMAGLK; encoded by the coding sequence ATGTACCCTTTTCTTATCGACGCGGACATGGACAACTGGCACGATTTCGAGGTGGGATCGCGTCGGGAAATCCTGGCCCTGCTGCGGGGCATTTCCGAAAAAAAGCAGATGATCCGCATGTTGCCGGTCGGCGACACGGACATGTGCGTGACGACGATCCTGCACGTCGATGGCGACAACGAGTCCGTCCTGCTGGACCGCCCCTCCGATCCGGAGGAAACGGCGCGGCTGATGTCCGGCCGGCCTGTGTCGTTCGAGACGACGCTGGACAATATCCGCATCATCTTCGGCACCGAAGTCATGCAACTGGGCATGCATGACGCCGTGCCGGCACTGAAGATCCCCCTGCCCGCCAGCCTGATCCGGCTGCAGCGGCGCGAGTTCTACCGCATGGCGACGCCCGTCGGCAATCCCGTCAAGGTCGTGATTCCGATGCCGGAAGAGCAAGGCGGCGAGGAGGCGGCGTTCCAGCTGGCCGACATCAGCTGCGGCGGCATCGCCATCCTGGACAACCGTTTCGTGCTGGGGGATTCGATCGGCCACGAGTACGGCGGCTGCCGCATCGACCTGCCGGAGATCGGCCCGATCGTGACGGGCCTGCAGATCCGCAATTCGCAAGAGATGACGCTGATGAACAACAAGGCCAACCGCCGGCTGGGCTGCCAGTTCATCGACATCAGCCCGGGCGCGATGAGCGCCGTGCAGCGCTACATCACCAAGCTGGAGCGCGAGCGCAACGCTCGCATGGCGGGGCTGAAGTAA
- a CDS encoding EscU/YscU/HrcU family type III secretion system export apparatus switch protein: MQSDQLPRRPLQSAVALAYRDGQGAPKVVAKGRGLVAEQIIAVAAEAGVFVHESKELVSLLMDIDLDRQIPPTLYRVIAELLAWLYHIESAQKSGLPPPAAPALSVPPTTSEDET; encoded by the coding sequence GTGCAATCTGATCAACTGCCGCGCCGGCCGCTGCAGAGCGCCGTGGCGCTGGCCTACCGCGACGGCCAAGGCGCGCCGAAGGTCGTCGCCAAGGGCCGCGGCCTGGTGGCCGAACAGATCATCGCCGTGGCCGCAGAGGCCGGTGTGTTCGTGCACGAATCGAAGGAACTGGTGTCGCTGCTGATGGACATCGACCTCGACCGGCAGATCCCGCCCACGCTGTACCGCGTGATTGCGGAACTATTGGCCTGGCTTTATCATATTGAATCCGCGCAAAAGTCCGGCCTGCCACCGCCCGCGGCACCGGCGTTGAGCGTTCCCCCCACCACCTCTGAAGACGAAACCTGA
- the fliK gene encoding flagellar hook-length control protein FliK — MQRLDSPGLRPLTPAGATQGAADPRQAAFQRALAPLVGQAVQGQVLAKMTDGSFLVRVADTNARMMLPAGVDVGADVPMTVVAAQPRALLQVGNEATQTPIVHTQAGALPGQAAGGRPLSAAAALLGKAPLTPAEHLPELDRNTGQATLSPAARAIASALTQAYTAPGAATPGSPVIIHGKTPLAGAGGPQPEAMSRQLQNALGESGLFYESHVADWAEGKRPLQDLQREPQMVRAQAQAQQSPSEAAARALAGPDLSAAQMINQQLHTQEQGKVQWHGEAWPGQPMEWEVQRDEGEGRSRGHGRDGDEEAPVWRSGVKFRFPLLGKVAASVTMVGDQVHVTVQSDSDDTADTLRAWASVLQGALDAAGAPLASLSIGTEQAAAGGDGAI; from the coding sequence GTGCAGCGGCTCGACTCTCCCGGGCTGCGGCCCCTGACTCCGGCCGGCGCCACGCAAGGCGCCGCCGACCCGCGCCAGGCCGCGTTCCAGCGTGCGCTGGCGCCGCTGGTCGGCCAGGCGGTGCAGGGGCAGGTGCTGGCGAAGATGACGGACGGCAGTTTCCTCGTCCGCGTCGCCGACACCAATGCACGCATGATGCTGCCGGCCGGGGTGGACGTGGGCGCGGACGTGCCCATGACGGTCGTCGCCGCCCAGCCCCGCGCGCTGCTGCAAGTCGGCAACGAAGCGACACAGACGCCGATCGTGCACACGCAAGCGGGCGCCCTGCCGGGCCAGGCCGCTGGCGGCAGGCCGCTCAGCGCCGCCGCCGCGCTCCTGGGCAAGGCCCCGCTGACACCCGCCGAACACCTCCCCGAACTCGACCGCAATACCGGCCAGGCCACGCTGAGCCCGGCCGCGCGCGCCATCGCCAGCGCGCTGACGCAGGCCTATACAGCACCGGGCGCAGCGACGCCCGGTTCCCCCGTCATCATCCATGGCAAGACGCCGCTGGCCGGCGCCGGCGGTCCGCAACCGGAAGCCATGAGCCGGCAATTGCAGAATGCGCTGGGCGAATCCGGCCTGTTCTACGAATCGCACGTGGCCGACTGGGCCGAAGGCAAGCGCCCGCTGCAGGACTTGCAGCGCGAGCCGCAGATGGTGCGCGCGCAGGCACAGGCGCAGCAGTCGCCGTCGGAAGCGGCCGCGCGGGCGCTGGCCGGCCCGGACCTGTCGGCCGCGCAGATGATCAACCAGCAATTGCATACGCAGGAACAGGGCAAGGTGCAGTGGCATGGCGAAGCGTGGCCCGGCCAGCCGATGGAATGGGAAGTGCAGCGCGACGAGGGCGAAGGCCGCTCGCGCGGACACGGGCGCGATGGCGACGAGGAAGCGCCGGTCTGGCGCAGCGGCGTCAAGTTCCGCTTTCCGCTGCTGGGCAAGGTGGCGGCCAGCGTCACGATGGTGGGCGACCAGGTCCACGTCACCGTGCAGTCCGACAGCGACGACACGGCCGACACCTTGCGCGCGTGGGCCAGCGTATTGCAAGGTGCGCTGGACGCGGCCGGGGCGCCGCTGGCCTCGCTCAGCATCGGCACCGAACAGGCCGCGGCGGGAGGCGACGGTGCAATCTGA
- a CDS encoding flagellar protein FliT has translation MMTNQDVLTVYAAMGELTSQMVTAANESDWDRLEALEQRMSAHVALLKTSEGSVKLEGEQRQRKVSLIKQMLADDRKVRDMIEPWMAHLSKLINSTGTERRVVNAYGAV, from the coding sequence ATGATGACGAATCAAGACGTGCTGACCGTGTATGCGGCCATGGGCGAACTGACCAGCCAGATGGTGACGGCTGCCAACGAATCGGACTGGGATCGCCTGGAGGCGCTGGAACAGCGCATGTCGGCCCATGTTGCCCTGCTGAAGACCAGCGAAGGCAGCGTCAAGCTGGAAGGCGAACAGCGCCAGCGCAAGGTGTCCCTGATCAAGCAGATGCTGGCCGACGACCGCAAGGTGCGCGACATGATCGAGCCGTGGATGGCCCATCTGTCCAAGCTGATCAACAGCACCGGTACCGAACGCCGCGTCGTCAACGCGTACGGCGCCGTCTAA
- the fliS gene encoding flagellar export chaperone FliS, translating into MFGSPQRGVNAYAKVGLETGIAAASPHKLIVMLYDGAIVAILNGITQMKAGNIEEKGKAISKAIQIIDNGLRASLDREVGGEIARNLDALYEYMSGRLLTANLQNDPAMLEEVRGLLADLRDTWKQIGDEPAGSTPVRAPAMAHG; encoded by the coding sequence ATGTTCGGAAGCCCACAACGCGGCGTCAACGCCTACGCCAAAGTCGGTCTCGAGACCGGTATCGCGGCCGCTTCGCCGCACAAGCTGATCGTGATGCTGTACGACGGTGCCATCGTCGCCATCCTGAACGGCATCACGCAGATGAAGGCCGGCAATATCGAGGAAAAAGGCAAGGCCATCTCGAAAGCCATCCAGATCATCGACAACGGCCTGCGCGCCAGCCTCGACCGTGAAGTGGGCGGCGAGATCGCCCGCAACCTGGACGCGCTGTACGAATACATGAGCGGCCGCCTGCTGACGGCCAACTTGCAGAACGACCCGGCCATGCTGGAAGAAGTGCGCGGCCTGCTGGCCGACCTGCGCGACACGTGGAAGCAGATCGGCGACGAACCCGCCGGTTCCACGCCGGTGCGCGCCCCCGCGATGGCCCACGGTTAA